From Shewanella yunxiaonensis, the proteins below share one genomic window:
- the bioA gene encoding adenosylmethionine--8-amino-7-oxononanoate transaminase: MNNIDYAFDRQHLWHPYSSMSHPAPVFGIASASGATLVQENGKQLIDGTSSWWACIHGYQHPVIVDAMQQQLQRLSHVMFGGITHESAIELSRQLLALLPRSLTKVFLADSGSIAVEVALKMALQYWQGRNVPKKQKILTIRHGYHGDTFAAMSVCDPEEGMHTMFGDNVTPQLFAPAPKSRFGEPLCQSDIDGLQQVLEQHHQQIAALILEPVMQGAGAMWFYSADYLKLARQLCNKYQVLLIADEIATGFGRTGALFACDHAGISPDIMCVGKALTGGYISLAATVCNDEVAAGINQSPAGVFMHGPTFMANPLACSAARASLSLMASGKWHQQVRTIEAQMRQELAAAHSLPTVKDVRVLGAVGVLELHETVNTGVLQAEFVKRGVWVRPFSRFIYIMPPYIIAAEQLSQLTQAMIEVATLLPQIQQHSHQQTLSHG; the protein is encoded by the coding sequence ATGAACAATATTGATTATGCATTTGATCGGCAACATCTGTGGCACCCATACAGTTCCATGTCTCACCCAGCACCGGTGTTTGGTATTGCTTCGGCATCAGGCGCAACGTTGGTTCAGGAAAACGGCAAGCAGTTGATTGATGGCACCAGCTCCTGGTGGGCTTGCATCCATGGTTATCAGCATCCCGTTATCGTCGATGCCATGCAACAGCAGTTACAACGACTGAGTCACGTGATGTTTGGCGGTATCACTCATGAGAGTGCCATTGAACTTAGTCGGCAATTATTAGCATTATTGCCCCGGTCATTGACGAAAGTGTTCCTGGCCGATTCCGGCTCGATCGCGGTGGAAGTCGCGCTGAAAATGGCATTGCAATATTGGCAAGGTCGTAACGTTCCGAAAAAGCAAAAAATTCTCACCATTCGTCATGGTTATCATGGTGATACGTTTGCAGCAATGAGTGTATGTGACCCCGAGGAAGGCATGCACACCATGTTTGGTGACAATGTCACACCGCAATTATTTGCCCCGGCCCCTAAAAGCCGCTTTGGTGAACCGTTATGCCAGTCTGATATTGATGGTTTACAACAAGTGCTGGAACAACATCATCAGCAAATTGCCGCGCTTATCCTGGAACCGGTAATGCAGGGCGCTGGCGCGATGTGGTTTTACAGTGCTGACTATCTTAAACTGGCACGACAACTGTGTAATAAGTACCAGGTATTATTAATTGCGGATGAGATTGCCACCGGATTTGGTCGTACCGGAGCGCTATTTGCCTGTGATCATGCGGGCATTTCCCCTGACATTATGTGTGTTGGCAAAGCCCTCACCGGCGGTTACATCAGCTTGGCTGCTACAGTGTGCAATGATGAAGTCGCTGCGGGTATTAACCAATCGCCCGCAGGCGTCTTTATGCATGGTCCAACATTTATGGCCAACCCACTCGCCTGTAGTGCGGCGCGCGCCAGTCTGTCACTGATGGCGTCTGGGAAATGGCACCAGCAAGTCAGGACGATTGAGGCCCAGATGCGCCAGGAATTAGCTGCGGCGCATTCATTACCCACCGTGAAAGATGTTCGCGTTTTAGGCGCGGTGGGCGTACTTGAGCTGCATGAGACCGTGAATACTGGCGTGCTGCAAGCAGAGTTTGTTAAACGTGGGGTGTGGGTGCGTCCATTTAGTCGGTTTATCTACATTATGCCACCA
- the bioB gene encoding biotin synthase BioB: MSQMQLRHDWQREEIEALFALPMNDLLFQAHTLHRQHFNPNEIQVSRLLSIKTGACPEDCKYCPQSARYDTGLEQERLLELEKVVTEARSAKAAGATRFCMGAAWRNPKQRDMPYLTQIVKEVKALGLETCMTLGMLDAQQAQELADAGLDYYNHNLDTSPEFYGDIITTRTYQDRLDTLERVRAAGMKVCSGGIVGMGETVTDRAGLLQQLANMPKHPDSVPINMLVKVTGTPLAQQQDLDPLEFVRTIAVARIMMPLSRVRLSAGREKMTDELQAMCFFAGANSIFYGCKLLTTTNPEENDDMNLFRRLGVKPEQGQAAMVEDEGTELKHAVNHAKAVADKVSGQFYDAGAL; this comes from the coding sequence ATGTCGCAGATGCAATTACGCCATGATTGGCAGCGTGAAGAAATCGAAGCACTTTTTGCTTTGCCAATGAATGATTTATTGTTTCAGGCACATACACTGCACCGGCAACATTTTAATCCAAATGAGATCCAGGTAAGTCGGCTGTTGTCTATCAAAACCGGCGCGTGTCCTGAGGACTGTAAATATTGTCCACAAAGTGCGCGTTATGACACCGGGCTGGAGCAGGAACGTCTGCTAGAACTGGAAAAGGTTGTCACTGAAGCTCGCAGTGCCAAAGCCGCGGGAGCTACACGTTTCTGTATGGGCGCCGCATGGCGCAATCCTAAACAGCGTGACATGCCATATCTGACACAAATCGTGAAAGAAGTAAAAGCGCTGGGATTGGAGACCTGCATGACACTGGGAATGCTAGATGCTCAGCAGGCGCAAGAACTGGCTGACGCCGGATTGGATTATTACAATCACAATCTCGATACATCGCCGGAATTTTATGGCGATATCATCACCACTCGCACCTACCAGGATCGATTAGACACGCTGGAACGTGTTCGCGCTGCTGGCATGAAAGTGTGTTCAGGCGGCATTGTCGGCATGGGTGAAACGGTCACCGATCGCGCCGGCTTGCTGCAGCAGTTGGCCAATATGCCAAAACATCCAGATTCTGTACCGATTAACATGCTGGTGAAAGTTACTGGTACGCCGTTGGCACAACAACAGGATCTGGACCCACTTGAGTTCGTCAGAACCATTGCCGTCGCACGCATCATGATGCCATTGTCACGAGTTCGGTTATCGGCTGGACGGGAAAAAATGACCGACGAACTGCAGGCAATGTGTTTCTTCGCTGGCGCTAATTCCATTTTTTACGGCTGTAAATTGTTAACAACTACTAATCCCGAGGAAAACGATGATATGAACCTCTTTCGTCGTCTTGGGGTAAAACCCGAGCAGGGACAAGCCGCGATGGTGGAAGATGAAGGCACAGAACTGAAACATGCGGTAAATCATGCCAAAGCGGTTGCAGATAAAGTCAGTGGCCAGTTCTATGATGCCGGAGCGCTGTAA
- a CDS encoding aminotransferase class I/II-fold pyridoxal phosphate-dependent enzyme yields the protein MTLLQRIETRKQQLQDAGLWRDRQMTTPIAGSPRLLVRNGKPLVDFAGNDYLGLASHPQVIAAQTAALATYGAGSTASPLVSGYSEAHAMLEQQLCAASGAEAALLLSSGFAGNAALLKTLFAAEDTVVADKLIHASMIDALRDHQVTLKRFPHNDIDAAERQLAKAPGSALVTESIFSMDGDEAPMGALAELCQRYQSPLIIDDAHGFLLSDSLSVKPFARLVTFGKALGGQGAAILGSQTLIDYLVANAREYIYSTALAPAACAGVSQALALALDGHLQQRLNENIQLFHDECQRRNITLMASRSAIQPLVLGDSARVMLVANKLQQRGFLVGAIRPPTVPHGQGRLRLTLSAAHQPQQLIDLAKAIAECCDEC from the coding sequence ATGACGCTGTTACAACGTATTGAAACTCGTAAGCAACAATTGCAAGACGCTGGTTTATGGCGTGACCGTCAAATGACCACGCCCATCGCGGGGTCTCCACGGTTATTAGTGCGCAATGGTAAGCCGCTGGTCGATTTTGCTGGGAATGACTATCTTGGTTTGGCCTCGCACCCACAGGTGATTGCAGCGCAAACCGCCGCATTAGCAACATATGGTGCAGGCAGTACTGCCTCACCGTTAGTCAGTGGCTATAGCGAGGCTCATGCGATGCTGGAGCAGCAACTCTGTGCGGCATCTGGTGCTGAGGCAGCGTTACTGCTCTCAAGTGGTTTTGCGGGTAATGCTGCGTTGCTGAAAACGCTGTTTGCCGCAGAAGATACTGTTGTTGCCGACAAATTGATCCATGCATCCATGATCGATGCGTTACGGGATCATCAAGTCACCCTTAAGCGCTTCCCTCACAATGATATCGACGCAGCAGAGCGACAACTGGCTAAAGCGCCAGGCAGCGCGTTAGTCACTGAATCAATTTTCAGCATGGACGGTGATGAAGCTCCGATGGGAGCGTTAGCTGAATTATGCCAACGTTATCAAAGTCCGCTCATCATAGACGATGCTCATGGCTTCTTATTAAGTGACTCTTTATCGGTTAAACCATTTGCTCGATTAGTGACCTTTGGAAAAGCTTTGGGGGGACAGGGCGCCGCCATTCTCGGCTCGCAGACCCTCATTGACTATTTGGTGGCTAATGCACGCGAGTATATCTATTCGACTGCGCTGGCTCCGGCCGCCTGTGCCGGAGTTTCTCAAGCATTGGCATTGGCGTTAGATGGTCACTTGCAGCAGCGGCTCAACGAAAATATCCAGTTATTTCATGACGAATGTCAACGCAGGAATATTACGCTGATGGCATCGCGCAGTGCCATTCAGCCGTTAGTACTGGGCGATAGTGCCAGAGTTATGCTGGTGGCCAACAAATTACAGCAACGTGGTTTTCTGGTCGGTGCTATTCGGCCTCCAACCGTGCCGCATGGCCAGGGGCGTTTGCGGCTGACGCTAAGCGCTGCCCATCAGCCACAGCAACTCATCGATCTGGCCAAGGCAATCGCGGAATGTTGTGATGAATGCTGA
- a CDS encoding methyltransferase domain-containing protein, with the protein MNAEIMQVAARFSRAASIYGEHDTVQRMTARMLLDGMACQGGHWLDLGCGPGTAFSSFQPERVTALDIAPAMLKQLRIDFPTYSPICADAQNLPFKNRMFDAVYSNLALQWCEDLGAVARELKRVLRTGAKARLSLVAGNSLPQLSMLGLSRKKFAVVGEISHQFSSVDWQTLHVEQQELTCYFDDLRSLLYSLKGVGASMIATHRGLRGRQRWQQLQQTAESLRMARGIPLTYNIVLITACN; encoded by the coding sequence ATGAATGCTGAAATAATGCAAGTGGCGGCAAGGTTTTCCCGCGCGGCCTCTATCTACGGTGAACACGATACCGTGCAGCGCATGACTGCTCGTATGTTGTTGGATGGTATGGCTTGTCAGGGGGGGCATTGGTTAGATCTTGGCTGCGGACCCGGCACTGCATTTTCTTCATTTCAACCCGAGCGTGTTACAGCCTTAGATATCGCACCCGCGATGCTAAAACAGCTAAGGATTGATTTCCCAACCTATTCGCCAATATGTGCTGACGCTCAGAATTTACCATTTAAAAACAGAATGTTTGATGCAGTTTATTCTAATCTGGCTTTACAATGGTGCGAGGATCTTGGGGCTGTCGCGCGTGAACTTAAGCGGGTTTTGCGTACCGGCGCTAAAGCGCGATTGTCTCTGGTCGCAGGCAACAGTTTGCCGCAACTTTCTATGTTAGGTCTGTCGCGCAAAAAATTTGCTGTCGTTGGTGAAATATCACATCAGTTTAGTTCGGTGGATTGGCAGACTCTGCACGTTGAACAACAGGAATTAACTTGCTACTTCGATGATCTCAGAAGCTTACTGTATTCCTTAAAAGGCGTTGGCGCGTCGATGATAGCGACACATCGCGGATTGCGTGGTCGTCAACGCTGGCAACAATTACAACAAACGGCTGAATCACTGAGAATGGCGAGGGGAATACCGCTAACGTATAACATTGTATTGATCACCGCTTGCAACTGA
- the bioD gene encoding dethiobiotin synthase has protein sequence MFFVTGTDTDSGKTHVAAAMLHKARTSYRMKTVGVKPIASGCERTADGLRNADARMLIAESTLKLDYNKINPFTFEPAIAPHIAAADIGVDLSPEEVFAQLDLTQYAMADFCLVEGAGGWRLPLGDNRYLSETVVALAMPVIIVVGMKLGCLNHAVMTEELVRADGLQVAGWVANRAQADMARFEENLASLKQMMQSPCLGVIPHLTEPSVEDMASYLDLTPLMQQR, from the coding sequence ATTTTTTTTGTCACAGGTACTGATACCGACAGTGGCAAGACTCACGTAGCTGCGGCAATGCTGCATAAAGCACGCACTTCATACCGCATGAAAACCGTGGGTGTAAAACCTATCGCTTCCGGGTGCGAGCGCACCGCCGACGGTTTGCGTAATGCTGATGCGCGGATGCTCATCGCCGAGTCGACGCTGAAGCTGGACTACAACAAAATTAATCCCTTCACTTTTGAACCAGCCATTGCGCCGCATATTGCTGCTGCCGATATCGGGGTAGATTTAAGCCCGGAGGAAGTATTTGCGCAGCTAGATCTGACCCAGTATGCCATGGCGGATTTTTGTTTGGTGGAAGGTGCCGGTGGTTGGCGACTGCCCCTTGGTGATAACCGTTACCTGTCTGAAACCGTGGTAGCGTTGGCGATGCCAGTGATCATCGTCGTGGGAATGAAACTCGGCTGCTTGAATCACGCTGTGATGACGGAGGAATTGGTGCGCGCTGATGGCCTACAAGTCGCCGGTTGGGTGGCAAATCGGGCTCAGGCTGATATGGCAAGATTTGAAGAAAATTTGGCAAGCCTCAAACAAATGATGCAGTCACCGTGTCTCGGCGTTATACCGCATCTGACAGAGCCATCGGTTGAGGACATGGCGAGTTATTTAGACTTAACGCCATTAATGCAGCAGCGTTAA
- the pepE gene encoding dipeptidase PepE translates to MAFNALLLSSSRVGNTPYLAHALSYIEPLTVSARKWIFIPYAGVSMTYDTYLEAVVNGLAPLKLDISSIHQYGDPKQAIRDADGILVGGGNTFHLLHELYRYDLLHLIREQTAAGKPYIGWSAGSNIAGLSIRTTNDMPIIEPPSFTALGLVPFQINPHYSNVTLPGHNGESRAQRILEFTCVDPQTPVLGIQEGSALRLQDDKLSLLGDKDAYLFSGVEQEIPVPIGSDLSHMLHSAI, encoded by the coding sequence ATGGCATTTAATGCATTATTACTGAGTAGTTCCAGAGTTGGCAACACTCCCTACCTAGCACACGCCCTAAGTTATATTGAGCCGCTTACTGTATCTGCACGCAAGTGGATCTTTATCCCCTATGCGGGTGTCAGCATGACTTATGACACCTATCTGGAAGCCGTAGTCAATGGGCTGGCTCCACTAAAATTAGATATATCGTCAATTCACCAATATGGCGATCCTAAGCAGGCAATACGTGATGCTGACGGTATTCTGGTGGGCGGTGGTAACACCTTCCATTTACTGCATGAGTTATATCGTTACGATTTGCTGCATCTTATCCGAGAACAAACTGCAGCGGGTAAACCGTACATTGGCTGGAGTGCCGGTTCAAATATCGCGGGGCTGAGCATTCGAACCACCAATGACATGCCGATTATTGAACCGCCGTCATTTACTGCGCTTGGATTGGTACCATTCCAAATCAACCCACATTACAGCAATGTGACCTTACCTGGTCATAATGGCGAATCCAGAGCGCAACGGATCCTGGAATTCACTTGTGTTGATCCACAAACACCGGTACTGGGAATTCAGGAAGGTTCCGCATTAAGGCTACAAGACGATAAGCTATCGCTGCTAGGCGATAAAGACGCGTATTTATTCAGTGGTGTGGAGCAGGAAATACCGGTACCCATCGGCAGCGATCTGTCACATATGCTACATTCTGCTATTTGA
- the htpX gene encoding protease HtpX, translated as MKRVILLIATNLAILAVASIVMSLLGVNSRSMEGLLVFAAIFGFGGAFISLAISKWMAKQAMGCEVITNPRDNTERWLVETVARQAQQLGLKMPEVAIYQSPEMNAFATGPSKDNSLVAVSTGLLYGMNADEVEAVLAHEMSHVANGDMVTLTLIQGVVNTFVIFAARVVAGIVSNVVANNDEEGEGLGTFAYMGVVFVMEMLFGILASLIVAYFSRVREFRADAGSAKLVGGNKMIAALERLRQGPAVGDMPATISAFGINGKRSMAELFMSHPPLEKRIEALRSAA; from the coding sequence ATGAAGCGTGTGATTCTGTTGATAGCGACAAACTTAGCTATTTTAGCGGTAGCTTCCATTGTGATGTCGTTGTTAGGTGTTAACAGCCGTTCGATGGAAGGGCTTTTGGTATTTGCCGCAATATTTGGTTTTGGCGGTGCCTTTATCAGTTTGGCTATTTCTAAATGGATGGCTAAACAAGCTATGGGGTGTGAGGTTATCACTAATCCTCGTGATAATACTGAAAGATGGTTAGTGGAAACTGTTGCGCGTCAGGCTCAGCAACTCGGACTGAAAATGCCAGAGGTGGCAATTTATCAGTCACCAGAGATGAATGCATTTGCTACCGGACCGAGTAAAGACAACTCATTGGTCGCGGTGAGTACCGGTTTATTGTACGGCATGAATGCTGATGAAGTTGAGGCGGTGCTGGCGCACGAAATGAGTCACGTTGCTAATGGTGACATGGTAACGTTAACCCTCATCCAAGGTGTGGTGAACACCTTCGTGATCTTTGCCGCGCGGGTGGTGGCAGGTATCGTCAGCAATGTCGTGGCTAATAATGACGAAGAGGGTGAAGGTCTTGGCACCTTTGCGTACATGGGGGTGGTATTTGTGATGGAAATGCTGTTTGGTATCTTGGCATCGCTTATCGTTGCATACTTCTCTCGTGTAAGAGAATTTCGTGCTGATGCCGGCTCTGCAAAATTGGTCGGTGGTAACAAGATGATTGCGGCGCTGGAACGGTTGCGTCAGGGGCCTGCTGTAGGTGATATGCCTGCTACCATCTCCGCCTTTGGCATCAATGGTAAGCGTTCAATGGCTGAACTGTTTATGAGCCATCCACCGTTAGAGAAGCGTATCGAAGCATTACGTAGCGCTGCGTAA
- a CDS encoding cytochrome c3 family protein translates to MSKKLLSALFGASLAALAMSPAAFAADQKINEFHADMGGGCETCHKDGAPSSDGVYEFQQCQSCHGPLADMDAVHKPHDGKLQCNDCHKVHDEVVGQRPTCEGCHDDGRTAEKILGK, encoded by the coding sequence ATGAGCAAGAAACTGTTAAGTGCATTGTTTGGTGCAAGTCTGGCTGCTCTGGCAATGTCTCCTGCTGCATTTGCCGCAGATCAGAAGATCAATGAGTTCCACGCCGATATGGGCGGTGGTTGTGAGACTTGCCATAAAGATGGTGCGCCATCTTCTGATGGTGTATACGAGTTCCAGCAGTGCCAGAGCTGTCACGGTCCGCTGGCTGATATGGACGCTGTGCACAAGCCACACGATGGCAAACTGCAGTGTAACGATTGCCACAAAGTACATGATGAAGTCGTAGGTCAGCGCCCAACTTGTGAAGGCTGCCACGATGATGGTCGTACTGCTGAAAAAATTCTGGGTAAATAA
- a CDS encoding nitrate reductase has product MKQIQTNCAYCGVGCGIQVQIGANGHSLKGDADHTANFGRLCQKGERLLETLPLPHALRYPRLTATDETISWLHATQLIADTFSEAIQQYGSDSVAFYLSGQLLTEDYYVANKLAKGYWGTANVDTNSRLCMSSAVSAHLRAFGEDVVPGCYQDFDVAKVIVLVGANTAWTHPVLFQRILRARESRGSKLVVIDPRRTATARQADLHIAIKPGKDLQLFSLLFRHLAVSDAVKQEYVNTHTSGLDNALTKLAGWLKDDGSVLKQCGVSEPVFAQLLALYRDNEEVVTASCMGVNQSLNGTDTTNAIINCHLLKGHIGKPGCGFFSLTGQPNAMGGREVGGLATQLANHMGFSEKEHRLLSEFWPASNVATRPGLSAVDLFQAMADGKIKAVWILATNPAASMPDVALVRKALQTCPFVVVSDISQDTDTAKLADLLLPAQGWSEKSGTTTNSERTITRQRPFLNAAGEARADWQMVCDVATAMGYPGFHYRNEADIFREFAALSAKVVSEFPGKQLDLSGFADITEAEYASMQPQQWPVNGYTDNRRLYADGVFSTEDGRASFVVPKVVVQAVSSDDLILLSGRSRDQWHTRSRTGHVAALTSHEPQPCVFAHSQTLTDRQIVAGQLVRISNSNGQQLIVQALADDDLQPDQLFMSIHWTGRETANASVNLLLDSRRDLCSKQPAFKGQCVKLSPINDLMQGIAWGESIDNLPYDYRFEQRLPQASCYHFAVAKTQLTGLANGLSWQVQQVDVHCQLKAGKIVSIHLVSSLRIAIDKEAVSRLIGLSINANTITQLEQLVKAGDSPLVCVCKGVTREQVITVGHSFAPASRLEGIQQLTGCGTGCGSCRGELLSILEAEFPKTSETQAVSTGEASHGN; this is encoded by the coding sequence GTGAAACAGATCCAGACAAACTGTGCATACTGTGGTGTTGGTTGCGGCATCCAGGTTCAAATAGGGGCAAACGGTCACTCGCTAAAAGGCGATGCTGACCATACTGCCAACTTTGGTCGCTTATGCCAGAAAGGCGAGCGTTTGTTGGAAACGCTGCCGCTGCCGCACGCTTTACGCTACCCACGCCTTACCGCCACAGATGAGACCATCAGTTGGCTTCACGCCACGCAATTGATTGCGGATACTTTCTCTGAAGCCATTCAGCAATATGGTTCCGATTCAGTTGCCTTTTATCTTTCCGGACAGTTGCTGACTGAAGATTATTATGTCGCAAATAAACTGGCGAAAGGGTATTGGGGAACGGCTAACGTCGATACCAATTCTAGGCTTTGTATGTCTTCTGCGGTGAGCGCGCATCTGCGTGCTTTTGGCGAAGATGTGGTGCCGGGTTGTTATCAGGATTTTGATGTTGCCAAGGTGATTGTATTGGTAGGTGCAAATACCGCGTGGACTCATCCAGTACTGTTTCAGCGGATCTTGCGGGCGCGCGAAAGCCGTGGTAGCAAATTGGTGGTTATCGATCCGCGTCGTACCGCTACAGCGCGTCAGGCAGATCTGCACATCGCCATCAAACCCGGTAAAGATTTGCAGTTATTCTCTCTGTTATTCCGCCATCTTGCTGTTAGCGATGCGGTAAAACAGGAATATGTTAACACTCATACCTCTGGTCTTGATAACGCACTTACAAAGCTTGCGGGCTGGCTTAAAGATGACGGTTCAGTACTGAAACAGTGTGGTGTTTCTGAACCAGTATTTGCCCAGTTATTAGCGCTTTATCGGGATAACGAAGAAGTGGTCACCGCCAGCTGTATGGGCGTGAATCAATCACTGAATGGTACCGATACCACCAACGCAATCATTAATTGCCATCTGCTAAAAGGGCATATTGGCAAACCGGGTTGTGGTTTCTTTTCGCTGACCGGGCAACCAAATGCAATGGGCGGTCGGGAAGTTGGTGGATTGGCAACGCAATTGGCAAACCACATGGGCTTTTCGGAAAAAGAACATCGGTTACTTTCTGAATTCTGGCCCGCCAGTAATGTGGCGACCCGACCTGGCCTGAGCGCGGTGGATCTATTTCAGGCAATGGCTGATGGCAAGATCAAAGCCGTGTGGATTTTGGCGACCAATCCGGCAGCGTCCATGCCGGATGTCGCGCTGGTACGTAAGGCATTACAAACATGCCCATTTGTGGTGGTGTCAGACATCAGCCAGGATACCGATACCGCCAAGCTTGCTGATTTATTACTACCCGCACAGGGTTGGTCGGAGAAATCTGGCACCACAACCAATAGTGAACGCACCATCACGCGGCAGCGGCCATTTCTTAACGCAGCCGGTGAAGCACGAGCCGACTGGCAGATGGTATGCGACGTAGCAACTGCGATGGGGTATCCAGGATTTCATTATCGTAATGAAGCTGATATCTTTCGGGAGTTTGCTGCCCTGTCAGCTAAGGTGGTCAGTGAATTTCCTGGTAAGCAGTTGGATCTCAGTGGCTTCGCAGACATCACTGAGGCTGAATATGCCTCCATGCAGCCCCAACAATGGCCGGTAAACGGCTACACCGATAACCGTCGCCTTTATGCCGATGGCGTGTTTTCTACTGAGGATGGTCGTGCCAGTTTTGTCGTGCCGAAAGTGGTTGTTCAGGCGGTCAGCTCGGACGACCTGATCTTGTTGTCTGGCCGCAGTCGCGACCAGTGGCACACCCGCAGTCGTACTGGCCATGTGGCAGCGCTAACATCCCATGAACCACAACCTTGTGTGTTCGCACATTCGCAGACATTAACCGATAGGCAAATCGTTGCGGGGCAATTAGTCAGGATTAGCAACAGCAATGGTCAACAGTTGATTGTGCAAGCGCTTGCTGATGATGATCTCCAGCCCGATCAGCTGTTTATGTCGATTCACTGGACTGGCCGCGAAACAGCCAATGCCAGCGTCAATCTGCTGTTGGATAGTCGTCGAGATCTCTGTTCCAAACAGCCTGCATTCAAGGGGCAATGCGTCAAATTGAGCCCCATAAATGACCTGATGCAAGGTATTGCCTGGGGCGAAAGCATCGATAATCTGCCATATGACTATCGTTTTGAACAGCGCTTACCGCAAGCCAGTTGTTACCATTTCGCGGTGGCCAAAACACAGCTCACTGGCCTTGCCAATGGCCTCAGTTGGCAAGTGCAGCAAGTGGATGTGCATTGTCAGCTCAAGGCGGGAAAAATCGTCTCGATTCATTTGGTATCGTCGTTACGCATTGCCATCGATAAAGAAGCAGTATCTCGTCTGATCGGTCTCTCTATCAACGCCAACACCATTACCCAATTGGAACAACTGGTGAAAGCTGGTGACAGCCCGTTGGTGTGTGTTTGTAAAGGCGTTACCCGCGAACAGGTGATTACTGTCGGGCACAGCTTTGCGCCAGCAAGTCGTTTGGAGGGTATTCAACAACTGACGGGGTGTGGTACTGGTTGCGGCAGTTGTCGTGGCGAGCTGTTGTCAATTCTGGAAGCCGAATTTCCAAAAACGTCAGAAACACAGGCCGTAAGTACGGGGGAGGCGAGTCATGGCAACTGA
- the cobA gene encoding uroporphyrinogen-III C-methyltransferase: MATEMQALLAGSSLPQLSAGNVALVGAGCGSLGNLTLAAFKLICSAEVVVFDALVDSEILALLPEECERYDMGKRGGDVSASQDAINHKLLSLALRGLKVLRLKGGDPGVFGRGGEEALFLARHGVKTQFVAGVTAALGCAAAAAIPLTHRGVSRSVTLVTGHQATGDTTHHWRSLLDLGSTLVFYMGKDQAQKIAASLLLSGAAADLPMVFISAGCRNEQQLHYATISTMASVAKTITSAGPTLMILGEVVSVGSELQQLLNTIDSEFDNGGVRHAIAG; encoded by the coding sequence ATGGCAACTGAAATGCAGGCGCTATTAGCCGGGAGTTCATTACCACAATTGTCTGCTGGAAACGTCGCGCTGGTGGGCGCGGGGTGTGGCAGCTTGGGCAATCTGACGCTGGCAGCATTTAAGCTGATCTGTAGTGCAGAAGTGGTGGTGTTTGACGCATTAGTTGATAGCGAGATTTTGGCACTGTTACCAGAAGAGTGTGAGCGTTACGACATGGGTAAGCGCGGCGGTGATGTTTCTGCGAGCCAGGATGCCATCAATCACAAATTGTTGTCATTAGCGCTGCGAGGATTAAAAGTGCTACGTCTTAAAGGCGGCGATCCTGGCGTGTTTGGCCGAGGTGGTGAAGAAGCATTATTTCTGGCGCGTCATGGGGTGAAAACGCAATTTGTGGCCGGCGTGACCGCTGCATTAGGTTGTGCTGCCGCAGCGGCGATCCCATTGACTCATCGTGGTGTTTCGCGTTCTGTCACCTTAGTCACAGGTCATCAGGCAACCGGTGATACTACTCACCATTGGCGTTCATTGCTGGATTTAGGCAGCACCTTAGTCTTCTACATGGGCAAAGATCAGGCACAAAAAATTGCGGCTTCTTTGTTGCTGTCTGGGGCTGCCGCTGACTTACCAATGGTGTTTATCAGTGCTGGTTGCCGTAATGAACAACAGCTGCATTACGCCACTATCAGCACCATGGCATCCGTTGCCAAAACCATCACCAGTGCGGGCCCAACCTTGATGATTTTGGGTGAGGTGGTATCCGTGGGCAGCGAGCTACAGCAACTATTGAATACGATCGATAGTGAGTTTGATAACGGAGGTGTGCGTCATGCTATCGCCGGTTGA